The following proteins are encoded in a genomic region of Rubrobacter xylanophilus DSM 9941:
- a CDS encoding rhomboid family intramembrane serine protease, with protein MAAAGAAAGVPWNVALMTQPPEVLARGALVPLFVARGEVWRLLTSMFLHAGFIHLALNMLSLYFLGSFAETAFGRLRFFALYMLSGLSSGIAYLYFGGFAQPAVGASGAIFGLLGGVLGYALRRGTFSWQNPLIRQLLILLALNLWLGFSVPGVSNTAHLGGLAGGLAFGWLMAPVGWGRPKTSSVLGPVALTLGAEVILLGLWFALLG; from the coding sequence GTGGCCGCAGCGGGGGCCGCCGCCGGCGTCCCGTGGAACGTGGCGCTTATGACCCAGCCGCCCGAGGTGCTCGCCCGCGGGGCCCTCGTCCCCCTCTTCGTCGCCCGGGGCGAGGTGTGGCGGCTGCTCACCAGCATGTTCCTGCACGCCGGGTTCATCCACCTCGCGCTGAACATGCTCTCGCTCTACTTTCTCGGCAGCTTCGCGGAGACGGCCTTCGGCAGGCTGCGCTTCTTCGCCCTGTACATGCTCAGCGGGCTCTCCTCGGGCATAGCCTACCTGTACTTCGGCGGCTTCGCCCAGCCCGCGGTCGGGGCCTCGGGGGCCATCTTCGGCCTGCTCGGGGGGGTGCTGGGCTACGCCCTGCGGCGGGGCACCTTCTCCTGGCAGAACCCCCTGATCCGGCAGCTCCTCATCCTCCTGGCCCTCAACCTCTGGCTGGGCTTCTCGGTGCCGGGGGTGAGCAACACCGCCCACCTCGGGGGGCTGGCGGGCGGGCTCGCCTTCGGCTGGCTGATGGCGCCCGTCGGCTGGGGCCGCCCGAAGACCTCCTCGGTGCTGGGGCCCGTGGCCCTGACGCTGGGGGCGGAGGTCATCCTCCTGGGCCTCTGGTTCGCCCTTCTCGGCTGA
- a CDS encoding NAD(P)/FAD-dependent oxidoreductase, translating to MTPDCAIVGAGVSGLLAARGLAEAGLEVLVLEAAPEPGGRLATRRLDGAILDTGAQFFTVRSERFAGIVRGWLESGVAAEWSRGWADASGRYEPDGHPRYRAAGGMARLAAHLARGLPVRCGCGVLSAAPREGGWELRLAGGGVLRARSLLLTPPAPEARRIPEPGSLPEGAERELAGIAYDPCLALLVLLDDGPPVVPEPGGMQVRSEAVDWISDNRRKGISPRHALTVHASPRFSRENYAAPEGEAAGTLLRAAGEALGTDLRPRLRAHRLKRWPHSWVARGHPGPALLARRDPPLLFCGDAFRGARIEGAALSGLGAAEEILRLLSRDTRGLGVK from the coding sequence ATGACCCCGGACTGCGCCATCGTCGGGGCAGGGGTCTCCGGCCTGCTCGCGGCGCGCGGGCTGGCGGAGGCGGGCCTCGAGGTGCTCGTGCTGGAGGCGGCCCCGGAGCCGGGAGGGAGGCTCGCCACCCGCCGCCTCGACGGGGCGATCCTGGACACGGGCGCACAGTTCTTCACCGTGCGGAGCGAGAGGTTCGCCGGGATCGTGCGGGGGTGGCTAGAGAGCGGCGTCGCCGCGGAGTGGTCGCGCGGCTGGGCCGACGCGTCGGGCCGCTACGAGCCCGACGGCCACCCCCGCTACCGCGCCGCCGGGGGGATGGCCCGGCTCGCCGCCCACCTCGCCCGCGGGCTTCCCGTGCGCTGCGGGTGCGGGGTGCTCTCCGCCGCCCCCCGGGAAGGGGGCTGGGAGCTGCGCCTCGCCGGCGGCGGCGTCCTCCGGGCCCGGTCGCTCCTGCTCACGCCCCCCGCCCCCGAGGCCCGCCGGATACCGGAGCCCGGGAGCCTCCCGGAAGGGGCGGAGCGCGAGCTCGCCGGCATCGCCTACGACCCCTGCCTCGCCCTGCTCGTGCTGCTCGACGACGGGCCGCCGGTCGTCCCGGAGCCCGGCGGGATGCAGGTGCGCTCGGAGGCGGTGGACTGGATCTCGGACAACCGCCGCAAGGGCATCTCGCCCCGCCACGCCCTCACGGTGCACGCCTCGCCGCGCTTCAGCCGGGAGAACTACGCCGCCCCGGAGGGAGAGGCCGCCGGAACGCTGCTGCGGGCCGCGGGGGAGGCGCTCGGCACCGACCTGCGCCCCCGCCTCCGCGCGCACCGCCTAAAGCGCTGGCCCCACAGCTGGGTCGCCCGGGGCCATCCCGGCCCCGCCCTCCTCGCCCGGCGCGACCCGCCGCTGCTCTTCTGCGGCGACGCCTTCCGCGGCGCCCGCATTGAGGGCGCGGCCCTCTCCGGCCTCGGCGCCGCAGAGGAGATCCTCCGCCTCCTCTCTCGGGACACCCGAGGGCTTGGTGTAAAATAA
- a CDS encoding metal ABC transporter ATP-binding protein has protein sequence MQKAIEVRDLTVVYGGRPALEGAELELPRGAMLGVVGPNGGGKSTLLKAVLGIAPVARGEVRVLGRRLDRRSRRLVGYVPQREDVDWDFPVSAFDVVMMGRVPSMGLLRRPSARDRELVWGALEAVGMAPLAHKRIGEFSGGQQQRIFLARALAQEAEVLLLDEPVSGVDAPSQHEIFDLLHGLQGRGKTIVVTTHDLSCVAERFDLALLLNRRVVACGPPSEVFVPELLNETYQSHLMILRVGDRTVAVETERPGGGGG, from the coding sequence GTGCAGAAGGCGATCGAGGTCCGGGATCTCACCGTCGTCTACGGCGGCCGGCCCGCCCTGGAGGGGGCGGAGCTGGAGCTCCCGCGGGGGGCGATGCTCGGGGTCGTGGGCCCCAACGGGGGCGGGAAGAGCACCCTGCTCAAGGCCGTGCTCGGGATAGCGCCGGTGGCGCGGGGGGAGGTGCGGGTGCTCGGCCGCAGGCTCGACCGGCGCTCGCGGCGGCTCGTCGGCTACGTCCCGCAGCGGGAGGACGTGGACTGGGACTTTCCCGTCAGCGCCTTCGACGTGGTCATGATGGGGCGGGTGCCCTCCATGGGCCTGCTCCGCCGCCCCTCCGCGCGGGACAGGGAGCTGGTGTGGGGGGCGCTCGAGGCCGTCGGCATGGCCCCTCTCGCGCACAAGAGGATCGGGGAGTTCTCCGGGGGGCAGCAGCAGAGGATCTTCCTCGCCCGGGCGCTAGCGCAGGAGGCCGAGGTGCTGCTGCTCGACGAGCCCGTCTCCGGGGTGGACGCGCCGTCGCAGCACGAGATCTTCGACCTGCTCCACGGCCTGCAGGGGCGGGGCAAGACCATCGTGGTCACCACCCACGACCTCTCCTGCGTGGCCGAGCGCTTCGATTTGGCGCTGCTGCTCAACCGGCGGGTGGTGGCCTGCGGCCCGCCCTCGGAGGTCTTCGTCCCCGAGCTGCTCAACGAGACCTACCAGAGCCACCTCATGATCCTGCGGGTCGGGGACCGGACCGTCGCCGTGGAGACCGAGCGGCCGGGAGGCGGCGGTGGGTGA
- a CDS encoding helix-turn-helix domain-containing protein, with translation MTAVEITPTRRKGELLAAIGETLRAERTSRGLTLKQVAQGAHVSVSYLAEIERGEKDPSSRVLESIAAGLDMEVSELLIKIAATLEPAPVVPVTESLAA, from the coding sequence ATGACCGCCGTCGAGATAACCCCAACGCGCAGAAAGGGAGAGCTCCTCGCCGCCATAGGCGAGACCCTGCGGGCCGAGCGCACGAGCCGCGGTCTGACGCTCAAGCAGGTCGCGCAGGGGGCGCACGTCTCGGTCTCCTACCTGGCCGAGATAGAGCGCGGGGAGAAGGATCCCTCCTCCAGGGTCCTGGAGAGCATCGCCGCCGGCCTGGACATGGAGGTGAGCGAGCTCCTGATCAAGATAGCCGCCACCCTGGAGCCTGCGCCGGTGGTCCCGGTCACGGAGTCGCTGGCCGCCTGA
- a CDS encoding FlgT C-terminal domain-containing protein, with translation MAIEGKVAKVLANNTIVINRGRDAGVRPGMLFEVFSPEGEEVWDPDTGETLGTVEDVKARAEVTEVRERFSIARLQGPATPFGVMDLGEMQENLQRIFSQMFGEGGVHIRTFGMGPSGGDDEEELESMLGGPLKDLSKVQVGDAVREVRRR, from the coding sequence ATGGCGATCGAGGGCAAGGTGGCCAAGGTCCTCGCCAACAACACCATCGTCATCAACCGCGGGCGCGACGCCGGGGTCCGCCCGGGGATGCTCTTCGAGGTCTTCTCCCCCGAGGGCGAGGAGGTCTGGGACCCGGACACCGGCGAGACCCTGGGCACCGTGGAGGACGTGAAGGCCCGCGCCGAGGTGACCGAGGTGCGGGAGCGGTTCTCCATCGCCCGGCTGCAGGGACCGGCCACGCCCTTCGGCGTGATGGACCTCGGCGAGATGCAGGAGAACCTGCAGCGGATCTTCAGCCAGATGTTCGGCGAGGGCGGGGTGCACATCCGCACCTTCGGGATGGGCCCCTCCGGCGGGGACGACGAGGAGGAGCTGGAGTCCATGCTCGGAGGCCCGCTCAAGGACCTCTCCAAGGTGCAGGTCGGAGACGCCGTCCGCGAGGTGAGGCGCCGTTAG
- a CDS encoding Fur family transcriptional regulator: MSFRRRTRQREAILAALRDAPGPLSAARIREAAEREAPGLGRATVYRALRTLREEGLVSVVELPGEEPLYESSGRGEHHHFRCRGCGSILDLPGALLRVPAGTLLPGGHRVEECSLLLSGSCGECLSREGRTRGPGG, encoded by the coding sequence GTGTCCTTCAGGCGCAGGACGAGACAGCGGGAGGCGATCCTCGCGGCTTTGCGCGACGCGCCGGGGCCGCTCTCCGCGGCCCGGATCCGGGAGGCCGCGGAGCGCGAGGCGCCGGGGCTCGGCCGGGCGACCGTCTACCGCGCCCTGCGGACGCTGCGGGAGGAGGGGCTCGTCTCGGTGGTGGAGCTGCCGGGGGAGGAGCCGCTCTACGAGAGCTCCGGGCGGGGCGAGCACCACCACTTCCGCTGCCGGGGGTGCGGCAGCATCCTGGATTTGCCCGGCGCGCTCCTGCGGGTGCCCGCGGGCACGCTGCTCCCCGGCGGGCACAGGGTGGAGGAGTGCAGCCTGCTGCTCAGCGGGAGCTGCGGCGAGTGCCTCAGCCGAGAAGGGCGAACCAGAGGCCCAGGAGGATGA
- a CDS encoding histone deacetylase family protein, translated as MRVFYSDSYVIPLPEGHRFPMRKYAMLRERVAAGRASGGLREPRRAKDEDLLRAHSPSYLRRVVSGSLGKQELRRLGFPWSERLVERSRRAAGGTIDACLAALEEGIAANLAGGTHHAFADRGEGFCVFNDAAVAIRAVQAAGLVERAAVIDTDVHQGDGTAAIFAADGSVFTFSVHGEKNYPFRKGRSDLDVGLPDGADDGAFLEALSEGLERVLEGFRPQLAVYLAGADPFAGDRLGRLAVSKEGLAERDRIVLEGCRGRGVPVAVTMAGGYARDISDTVEIHLNSVLRAAALHAAGSG; from the coding sequence ATGAGGGTATTCTACAGCGACAGCTACGTGATACCCCTCCCGGAGGGGCACCGCTTCCCCATGCGCAAGTACGCCATGCTGCGCGAGCGGGTGGCCGCCGGCCGGGCCTCCGGCGGGCTGCGGGAGCCCCGCCGGGCGAAGGACGAAGATCTTTTGCGCGCCCACAGCCCCTCCTACCTGCGGCGGGTGGTCTCGGGCTCGCTGGGCAAACAGGAGCTCCGGCGCCTGGGCTTCCCCTGGTCGGAGCGGCTCGTGGAGCGCTCGCGGAGGGCCGCGGGCGGGACCATCGACGCCTGCCTGGCCGCGCTGGAGGAGGGGATCGCCGCCAACCTGGCGGGCGGCACCCACCACGCCTTCGCCGACCGGGGCGAGGGCTTCTGCGTCTTCAACGACGCGGCGGTCGCGATACGGGCGGTGCAGGCGGCGGGCCTGGTGGAGCGAGCGGCCGTGATCGACACCGACGTGCACCAGGGCGACGGGACGGCGGCGATCTTCGCCGCCGACGGCTCGGTGTTCACCTTCTCGGTGCACGGCGAGAAGAACTACCCCTTCCGGAAGGGGAGGAGCGACCTGGACGTCGGGCTGCCGGACGGCGCCGACGACGGGGCCTTCCTCGAGGCCCTCTCGGAGGGGCTGGAGCGGGTGCTCGAGGGCTTCCGGCCACAGCTCGCCGTCTACCTGGCCGGCGCCGACCCCTTCGCGGGCGACCGGCTGGGACGCCTGGCGGTGAGCAAGGAGGGGCTGGCGGAGCGGGACAGGATCGTGCTGGAGGGCTGCCGGGGGCGGGGCGTCCCGGTGGCGGTCACGATGGCGGGGGGCTACGCCCGCGACATCTCGGACACCGTGGAGATACACCTTAACTCGGTGCTGCGGGCGGCGGCGCTGCACGCCGCAGGGAGCGGATGA
- a CDS encoding metal ABC transporter substrate-binding protein, translated as MPLRRALLAPLLLLLLAAGCAGSSGEGGGGRPEVAATTPVIGDLVRQVAGGRAEVFVLVPPGAEPHTFQPAPRDAARLSRAEAVFKNGLGLDDWVDDLIESAGGEGQTVVELSRGLEPVGAEHGHHDEEEHGHHGGHARGNPHFWLDVRYAMRYVERIRDALIRVDPGGEEVYRENARRYLRELERLDRYIRERAGSIPEERRKLVTFHDAFPYFARAYGFEEVAVVLPNPNAEPGSRQVARVVRVVREEGVPAIFTEPQFNFRLARTVAEEAGVEVYEIYSDTLPAGDGPRTYEAMMRANIDRIAEALG; from the coding sequence ATGCCGCTGAGGCGGGCGCTTCTCGCGCCGCTGCTCCTCCTCCTGCTCGCTGCGGGGTGCGCCGGTTCCTCCGGGGAGGGGGGCGGCGGGCGGCCGGAGGTCGCCGCCACCACGCCGGTCATAGGGGACCTCGTGCGGCAGGTCGCGGGGGGTCGGGCGGAGGTCTTCGTGCTCGTGCCCCCGGGCGCCGAGCCGCACACCTTCCAGCCGGCGCCGCGCGACGCGGCCCGCCTCTCCCGCGCCGAGGCGGTCTTCAAGAACGGGCTCGGGCTCGACGACTGGGTGGACGACCTGATCGAGAGCGCCGGCGGGGAGGGGCAGACCGTGGTCGAGCTCTCCCGCGGCCTCGAGCCCGTGGGCGCGGAGCACGGCCACCACGACGAGGAGGAGCACGGCCACCACGGCGGGCACGCCCGGGGCAACCCGCACTTCTGGCTCGACGTGCGCTACGCGATGCGCTACGTGGAGCGGATAAGGGACGCGCTCATCCGGGTGGACCCCGGGGGGGAGGAGGTCTACCGGGAGAACGCGCGGCGTTACCTGCGGGAGCTCGAGCGGCTCGACCGGTACATCCGGGAGCGGGCCGGCTCCATCCCCGAGGAGCGCCGCAAGCTGGTGACCTTCCACGACGCCTTCCCTTACTTCGCCCGGGCCTACGGGTTCGAGGAGGTCGCGGTCGTCCTCCCAAACCCCAACGCCGAGCCCGGGAGCCGGCAGGTGGCGCGGGTCGTGCGGGTCGTGCGGGAGGAGGGGGTGCCGGCCATCTTCACCGAGCCGCAGTTCAACTTTCGGCTCGCGCGCACCGTGGCCGAGGAGGCCGGGGTGGAGGTCTACGAGATCTACTCGGACACCCTCCCGGCCGGGGACGGGCCGCGCACCTACGAGGCCATGATGCGGGCCAACATCGACCGGATAGCGGAGGCGCTGGGGTAG
- a CDS encoding metal ABC transporter permease — MGEYLLEPLAYGFMQRGLLASVLVAVVCGALGSFVVLKGLAFIGDALAHASFGGVALAFVLGLNVYAGAFVFALATALGIGALSQHGKVRSDTAIGVLFSGTFALGIAVISGVESYTTDLFGYLFGDVLSITARDLAAISLAGAAVLALLGLFYRQLLFVAFDPAVAAASGVPARALEYLLLALLGMTIVAALQAVGIVLVVALLVTPSATAHLFCRRFHHMILASMVLGSLSALLGIYLSYYLNVASGASIILVATALFFAALGGRALLRRAGGWRSGVRRGYHSA; from the coding sequence GTGGGTGAGTACCTGCTCGAGCCGCTCGCCTACGGCTTCATGCAGCGGGGGCTGCTCGCCTCCGTGCTCGTCGCGGTGGTGTGCGGGGCGCTCGGGAGCTTCGTCGTGCTCAAGGGGCTCGCGTTCATCGGGGATGCTCTGGCGCACGCCAGCTTCGGCGGGGTGGCGCTGGCCTTCGTCCTCGGGCTCAACGTGTACGCCGGGGCCTTCGTCTTCGCGCTGGCCACCGCCTTGGGCATCGGGGCCCTCAGCCAGCACGGCAAGGTGCGCTCGGACACCGCCATCGGGGTTCTGTTCTCCGGGACGTTCGCGCTCGGCATCGCGGTCATCAGCGGCGTGGAGAGCTACACCACCGACCTCTTCGGCTACCTCTTCGGGGACGTGCTCTCCATCACGGCGCGCGACCTTGCGGCCATCTCGCTCGCCGGGGCGGCGGTGCTCGCCCTGCTCGGGCTCTTCTACCGGCAGCTGCTCTTCGTCGCCTTCGACCCGGCCGTTGCGGCGGCCTCCGGGGTGCCGGCCCGGGCGCTGGAGTACCTGCTGCTCGCGCTGCTCGGGATGACCATCGTCGCGGCGCTGCAGGCGGTGGGGATCGTGCTCGTGGTGGCGCTGCTGGTCACCCCCTCGGCGACGGCCCACCTGTTCTGCCGCCGGTTCCACCACATGATCCTGGCGAGCATGGTGCTGGGCAGCCTCTCGGCGCTCCTCGGGATCTACCTCTCCTACTACCTGAACGTGGCCTCGGGCGCCTCGATCATCCTGGTGGCCACGGCGCTCTTCTTCGCCGCTCTGGGCGGCCGGGCGCTGCTGCGGCGGGCGGGGGGCTGGCGTTCCGGGGTGCGCCGGGGCTACCATTCCGCCTGA
- a CDS encoding deoxyribonuclease IV has protein sequence MSGRSNSIGRHLPTSGGLKRTLERAAQLGCEALQIFVSNPQGWAPPPERPDAGVLARGKLGAGLCPVVAHAKYLINLSSPDGELRERSVRALAAELVAAGRLGADLVVVHAGSHGGEGEERGMERLARGLDAARGLAASLGGRAAEPVVENSCGAGTQLCSSFAALGRLARLAGVRVCVDTAHAFVAGYDLSTPEGAAGVAGELGEHLDGRVALLHLNDARNGLGSRRDGHAKVGEGRIPPGSFAALFAALPGLPAVMETPYGTPEEDAREIERVKELAGGLRGSPGGI, from the coding sequence ATGTCGGGAAGAAGCAACAGCATCGGGCGGCACCTGCCCACCTCGGGGGGGCTTAAGCGGACGCTCGAGCGGGCCGCACAGCTGGGCTGCGAGGCGCTGCAGATCTTCGTCTCCAACCCGCAGGGCTGGGCGCCGCCGCCGGAGCGCCCGGACGCCGGGGTGCTCGCGCGGGGGAAGCTCGGCGCGGGCCTCTGCCCGGTGGTGGCGCACGCGAAGTACCTGATCAACCTGTCCTCCCCGGACGGGGAGCTGCGGGAGCGGTCGGTGCGCGCTCTGGCGGCGGAGCTCGTCGCCGCCGGGCGGCTGGGGGCGGACCTGGTGGTGGTGCACGCCGGGAGCCACGGCGGCGAGGGCGAGGAGCGGGGGATGGAGCGGCTCGCCCGCGGCCTCGACGCCGCCCGCGGGCTCGCCGCCTCCCTGGGCGGGCGCGCCGCGGAGCCGGTGGTGGAGAACTCCTGCGGGGCGGGGACCCAGCTGTGCTCCTCGTTCGCCGCGCTGGGGAGGCTCGCCCGGCTCGCCGGGGTGCGGGTCTGCGTGGACACCGCCCACGCCTTCGTCGCGGGCTACGACCTCTCCACCCCCGAGGGGGCGGCGGGGGTCGCCGGGGAGCTGGGGGAGCACCTGGACGGCAGGGTGGCCCTGCTGCACCTCAACGACGCCAGAAACGGCCTCGGCAGCCGCCGCGACGGGCACGCGAAGGTGGGGGAGGGCAGGATCCCGCCCGGCTCCTTCGCCGCCCTCTTCGCCGCCCTGCCCGGCCTCCCGGCGGTGATGGAGACCCCCTACGGCACCCCGGAGGAGGACGCCCGGGAGATAGAGCGGGTCAAGGAGCTCGCCGGCGGGTTGCGCGGGTCGCCGGGCGGGATATAG